TTTCATTCATGTCGAAGGATTCAGGGGCTGCACTCACGATATCCTGCATCGCATTGAGTTGCACAAGTCCCAGTTGCTTTTGGCTGtagttttgccattttggccagTCCTGATTTAGTCTTCTGATCAGTCCAAAAGCATTTAGCGGATTGGAAACGAACTTCTCCCTTTCATTGTGGGTGTTGTGACTGGGACGCTTCAGGGAGTCAAGGAAACTGAAACATGTTATGAGTGTAGGAAATGTTTAATAACTGGTGAACAATTAACTCACATATTTAGGTTATCCACTTTCTCCTGCAAGATGTTAGCATAGACCGAAAAATTCTCCATAAACTCTTGCTCCATTTTCAAGAGCTTGACTAGTCCCAAAACTGAGGAACTGTAGTAtcttgtattaaataaatcgtTTGAGTCTGTAGAAAAAACTTTCTGAACTAGGATAAACAGAACAGAGACTCTCAAAACACTCGACATTCTTTAGCAGCTTTTCAAAGATTGTGAAATAATTCGGACTGgggcaaaattatttatttaacgcTTTGAATTTCATGCTTTGGTCATGCGATTTCGGTTTCCTCATATTTTACAAGGTCTGGAGAACATTTGCGGTCTTTCGTGTAACCATTTGGTGAGGGCTTGAAAGAATATTCCATTATCAGTCTAAAAATCAAAGTCTTAAATCAAAGCTCGTGGGTAACTCACTCCATTTTGAGCCAACTATAACTGGACATGACCTGTGCAAAAGATCGTTAGGCTGCATTCTATGATCCAGGTTTCGCCAAACCAAAGCGCTGCCTTTCTGGGGCCAAATTGTGAGGTTTAAGtttggaaaaacaaaggcaCCACCTTGAGCCACATCGTTCATCTGAAATTTTAGGGTTACAATAATCAAAGATGCAAAAATTTCATAGAGGAAAGAGATATTATCATATTATAAACCATAATTCCTTATCGTTTTACTTACGAAAAACATAATGCTCGTTAAGCGATCGCCCAATTCGACCTGAAAGATACGAATATTTTATCATCGATTCATTTGTGTATCTATCCAGCATACCGTTTGATCCTGCGATTCTAAGTTGTCAGTATGATAATACCTAAACCCACAGATACCATAGTTGTCTATCTGAAAATCGGTGTCCTCTTTCACGTCCTCTCCCGTCATGTCCTTTATTCGTAGGTTTAGAGGGCTGTGATAGTCCTCACGAATTTTGGCCAGCTTTAGGTTATGGTCTTCAGCGTGAAGAATTCGCAAGGGGCTCTTTAGTGAAGGCAGTGAAATATTTTGGACTTTTGAGATCTCGCTGTCATAGATTACATCATGATACAAAACTATATGCGGCTTTAAACTAAGTGTTTCAACTTTCAGAGGAGCAATCCTAAGGAAATCTGACGTGCTCTTTTCGTAGTGACAGCTATGATGTTGCCTGGTACGCGAAACTCTTAGGCAACCAGTGACATCGAACCATGGTGGTATGGGAAACTAGCATAAAAAATTCATGAATTTTCCTCCATATTTACACAAATCTATAGCTTACCGTGGGATCAGGAACATCAATTTTCCCCATCTCATAAACGTCTTTGCGAATCGACCAGAGATTAGCATCTAAATCAGATACGTCCCGGAGAAGATTCAATGCGGTTTTCCGAAAACCTTATTTGGAAAAATTATTTATCTAGTAGTTGGTTGGGGCCACAAAATCAACCTACCATTGCTTATCAAAACGGAGGTGTAGTTTTTGTATAAGTCAAACAGGCTAAAACCAAATACTTCCCTGTAGACTCGGCCATCTCGATCGTCATTGTAGTGCTCCACAGCAGATTTATACCATTTTAGAGCATAGTTATCGAAATCAAAACT
This genomic interval from Drosophila teissieri strain GT53w chromosome 3L, Prin_Dtei_1.1, whole genome shotgun sequence contains the following:
- the LOC122617689 gene encoding prolyl 4-hydroxylase subunit alpha-1, encoding MFMFLSICLTSLALSEGLSEMTIDSAMSIAGMKVLVDWEGFFISEMESYTAALKNKIDIIESFLQEVQSKREISRRNPEEFVAHPLNAFSLIRRLHEDWTQVELVMLNQVGLANLQSIENGLDVAQPTDKDLNDAINGIISLQEFYNLQPDEIANGVLMGQQYNASLTTLNCMAMANACESFDFDNYALKWYKSAVEHYNDDRDGRVYREVFGFSLFDLYKNYTSVLISNGFRKTALNLLRDVSDLDANLWSIRKDVYEMGKIDVPDPTFPIPPWFDVTGCLRVSRTRQHHSCHYEKSTSDFLRIAPLKVETLSLKPHIVLYHDVIYDSEISKVQNISLPSLKSPLRILHAEDHNLKLAKIREDYHSPLNLRIKDMTGEDVKEDTDFQIDNYGICGFRYYHTDNLESQDQTVELGDRLTSIMFFMNDVAQGGAFVFPNLNLTIWPQKGSALVWRNLDHRMQPNDLLHRSCPVIVGSKWTLTKWLHERPQMFSRPCKI